A genome region from Salvia splendens isolate huo1 chromosome 19, SspV2, whole genome shotgun sequence includes the following:
- the LOC121778806 gene encoding uncharacterized protein LOC121778806, with amino-acid sequence MERSDGGDDQASGWMQVKKKHRSNLKFSLHGWVEGLSGKQRISKPNNQISIAKKSESSSSATNQRDNKGKDCAVCDHERDSSKATEPASISTDDGAVQHCLDGDNVNATKHTSSSNGNVAINHYLDKRVVSQSNEDLGSSRLAPKNNADPSHKVVVSQGSTHKDNVLPQIKWGDLDERTLKHYGKASGAEFESVGVKNSNLVSVKVDGTSECLPCIFPVYPDVKKSDRDHCLPEPHSSSPRTISVEETDKEVNEVSSEDVKEQITSERIVGQSTSISVSNFEHEHVKPDNEVPCSSSGENGACRDNKEIERAKSANVSAAHLLDLATSSRTIDEAKSEESILAVPIEESSNKKSEANSDGLLDVQNADAVASIDMGESKERFRERLWCFLFENLNRAVDELYLLCELECDLEQMKEASLVLEEAALDFRELNSRVETFEKSKRSSSHGADGSPLVLQSDHRRPHALSWEVRRMTTSPHRAEILSSSLEAFRKIQRERTSERSHNSMNPGSDCQSCNLGTRDIVDLEKYIKKDDLVSGSKESTVKVADNMTGVSVTAQHLNKEKKTHDSKPGSGALKLHKKEGYIPYVNGKSKTPAENNTAEKNMKLADPLRRPVPEREREKRNGFSGKSMDAWKEKRNWEDILAIPPRVSSRFSYSPGLSRKSTERVRVLHDKLMSPEKKKKSALDLKKDAEEKHARATRIRAQLEHERVQRLQRTSEKLSRVSEWQTVRSNKLRELMYARHQRSESRHEAYIAQVVRRAGDETSKVNEVRFITSLNEENKKHILRKKLHDSELRRAEKLQVIKTKQKEDMAREEAVLERKRIIEAEKLQRLAETQRRKEEAQVRREEERKASSAAREAKAIEHMRRKEIRAKARQEEAELLAQKLAERLSESEQRRKFYLEQIRERASMDFRDQSSPLLRRFASKEGQAQVRSAPYSSGDDNLTNDSSFPSGTSIVNGEALQHSLKKRIKKIRQRLMSLKHEFPEPSAALESCSLGYRTAVGTARRKVGRWLQDLQKLRQARKDGAANFGLITAEIIKYLEGKDAELQASRQAGLLDFIASALPASHTSKPEACQVTIYLLRLLKVVLATPANKCYFLVQNLLPPLIPMLATALENYIKMAASSNLPGPANIVSSKVSNGNLESISEIVDGFLWTIAAIVDHVSCNEYQLQMQDGLIELVIAYQIIHRLRDLFALYDRPQVEGSPFPSSILLGINLLTVLTSKFKGSYSIDWDSFPNDIMQGNKLGEREFSGPADLQHESSMDVTPSLPTGDLPTDSLNVPEGKKDGCSNIEVTGSLVPVCDTSLDADRVASKDAMDDSLGPLLVDKYQCEDSNKCVGNSAELKNRNGLEAKQPAVFLLAAMSETGLVCLPSMLTAVLLQGNNRLSPEQSSYVLPSNFEEVATGVLKVLNNLALIDISFIQKMLAQPDLKMEFFHLMSFILSHCTSNWGVANDKIGTLLLESLALLGYFALFHSENQAVLRWGKSPTILHKVCDLPFVFFSDPELMPALAGTLVAASYGCEQNKAVIQQELSMDMLLPSLKSCKSNSNQCGPLSADDAGELLSRTGVERKAQADASQKSNRSYPRNARLVPQRGGGGVNTRGLKSRNIRDSKLVKVSEEMQTGAAQSASETSTLMLHSRFPVSFIGKAEEFFTAEVNTSNGELV; translated from the exons ATGGAGAGGAGTGATGGTGGCGATGATCAGGCTTCTGGATGGATGCAAGTGAAAAAG aaACACAGAAGCAATTTGAAGTTCTCATTACATGGTTGGGTTGAAGGGCTGTCTGGAAAACAGAGGATTAGCAAGCCAAATAATCAAATATCAATTGCTAAAAAATCGGAGAGTAGTTCAAGTGCAACAAACCAAAGAGATAATAAAGGTAAAGATTGTGCTGTGTGTGATCATGAGCGTGACAGCAGCAAGGCTACAGAGCCCGCTTCTATCTCTACTGATGATGGGGCAGTTCAACATTGCCTTGATGGCGACAACGTTAATGCTACCAAACACACCTCGAGTTCTAATGGGAATGTGGCAATTAATCATTACCTTGACAAACGTGTTGTCAGTCAAAGCAATGAAGATTTAGGTTCTTCTCGTTTGGCTCCTAAAAATAATGCAGATCCTAGTCATAAAGTAGTCGTCAGTCAAGGAAGTACCCACAAAGATAATGTCCTTCCACAAATAAAATGGGGGGATTTGGATGAGAGAACTCTCAAACACTATGGAAAAGCTTCCGGAGCTGAATTTGAGTCTGTGGGAGTCAAAAATAGCAATTTGGTCTCCGTGAAGGTTGATGGTACTTCTGAGTGTCTTCCCTGCATCTTTCCAGTTTATCCCGATGTGAAGAAATCTGATAGGGATCATTGTCTTCCAGAACCCCATTCTTCATCTCCGAGGACTATATCTGTTGAAGAAACTGATAAGGAGGTGAATGAAGTATCTTCAGAAGACGTTAAAGAGCAAATTACTAGTGAGAGAATAGTTGGTCAGAGTACTTCTATTTCGGTCTCTAATTTCGAACACGAGCATGTCAAGCCAGATAATGAGGTGCCCTGCAGTTCATCTGGAGAAAACGGTGCCTGCAGAGACAACAAAGAGATAGAAAGGGCCAAATCAGCTAATGTTTCAGCTGCACATCTTTTGGATTTGGCTACAAGTAGTCGGACAATTGATGAAGCTAAAAGTGAAGAATCTATATTGGCAGTTCCAATTGAAGAATCGAGCAATAAAAAAAGTGAAGCAAACTCTGATGGTCTTCTAGATGTCCAGAATGCAGATGCTGTTGCTTCAATCGACATGGGTGAAAGCAAAGAAAGATTCAGAGAACGTCTTTGGTGCTTTCTCTTTGAAAACCTCAATAGGGCTGTAGATGAGCTTTATCTTCTCTGTGAACTTGAATGCGATCTTGAGCAAATGAAAGAAGCTAGTCTTGTTCTTGAAGAAGCTGCATTAGACTTTAGAGAATTAAATAGCAGAGTAGAAACGTTTGAGAAATCGAAAAGATCCTCGTCTCATGGGGCTGATGGGAGTCCATTGGTTTTGCAGTCCGATCATCGCAGACCACATGCTCTCTCGTGGGAG GTCCGTCGAATGACTACTTCTCCACACAGGGCAGAAATTTTGTCTTCATCTCTTGAGGCTTTCCGCAAAATACAGAGAGAGAGAACAAGTGAACGTTCCCACAACTCTATGAATCCGGGGTCTGATTGTCAGAGTTGTAACTTAGGAACAAGGGATATTGTGGACTTGGAGAAGTACATTAAAAAAGATGATTTGGTGAGTGGCTCTAAAGAATCAACAGTGAAGGTGGCCGACAACATGACTGGTGTATCAGTTACAGCTCAGCATctaaataaagaaaagaaaacccaCGATTCAAAGCCAGGTTCTGGGGCAttgaaattacataaaaaagaaGGTTATATCCCTTACGTTAATGGAAAGAGCAAAACTCCAGCAGAGAACAACACTGCTGAGAAAAATATGAAGTTGGCTGATCCGTTGAGAAGACCTGTTCCTGAAAGAGAAAGGGAGAAGCGAAATGGATTTTCAGGGAAGTCCATGGATGCTTGGAAAGAGAAGAGAAATTGGGAGGACATACTTGCGATCCCACCTCGTGTGTCTTCCCGCTTCTCATATTCACCTGGCTTAAGCAGGAAAAGCACTGAGCGAGTTCGTGTTCTGCATGATAAACTTATGTCTcctgagaaaaagaaaaaatctgCTCTTGATCTAAAAAAAGATGCTGAAGAGAAACATGCTCGTGCCACCAGAATCAGAGCTCAACTTGAGCACGAGAGAGTGCAAAGGCTTCAACGGACATCGGAGAAACTGAGCCGTGTAAGTGAATGGCAAACTGTGCGCAGCAATAAGTTGCGAGAGTTGATGTATGCTCGCCATCAACGTAGTGAATCCAGACATGAAGCTTATATAGCTCAGGTTGTGAGAAGAGCTGGCGATGAGACCAGTAAAGTTAATGAGGTACGGTTTATCACCTCACTGAATGAAGAGAACAAAAAGCACATATTGCGCAAGAAGCTTCATGATTCCGAGTTGAGGAGAGCAGAGAAGCTTCAGGTAATAAAAACTAAACAGAAAGAGGACATGGCCAGGGAAGAGGCTGTTTTGGAACGTAAAAGGATCATTGAAGCTGAGAAGTTGCAGCGCCTTGCAGAAACTCAGCGAAGAAAGGAAGAGGCTCAAGTTAGaagggaagaagagaggaaagcCTCAAGCGCTGCTCGTGAAGCCAAGGCTATAGAACACATGAGGAGGAAAGAGATCCGAGCCAAAGCGCGGCAGGAGGAAGCTGAACTCTTGGCTCAGAAATTAGCTGAAAGACTCAGTGAAAGCGAACAGAGGCGGAAATTTTATCTAGAACAAATTCGAGAAAGAGCATCTATGGATTTTAGGGATCAATCTTCGCCTTTACTGAGACGATTTGCAAGTAAAGAAGGCCAAGCCCAAGTTCGGTCAGCTCCTTACAGCAGTGGAGATGATAATCTTACCAATGATAGTAGTTTCCCATCTGGTACTAGTATTGTAAATGGTGAGGCGTTGCAACACTCGCTAAAgaagagaattaaaaaaatacgtcAAAGGCTAATGTctctaaaacatgaatttcctGAGCCTTCAGCTGCACTTGAAAGTTGTAGTCTTGGTTATAGGACTGCTGTTGGAACTGCAAGGAGAAAAGTCGGTAGGTGGCTTCAGGATTTGCAAAAGCTTCGCCAAGCAAGAAAAGATGGTGCTGCTAATTTTGGACTGATAACTGCTGAAATTATCAAG TATCTGGAGGGAAAAGATGCTGAATTACAGGCTTCTCGACAAGCCGGCCTGCTTGATTTTATTGCTTCCGCACTTCCTGCTTCTCACACATCCAAACCCGAAGCTTGCCAGGTTACTATATATCTTTTAAGGCTTTTGAAGGTAGTGCTGGCAACGCCGGCAAACAAATGCTATTTTCTTGTCCAGAATCTTTTGCCCCCACTTATTCCAATGTTGGCAACCGCCCTTGAGAACTATATCAAGATGGCGGCATCATCAAATCTTCCTGGTCCAGCTAATATCGTGTCAAGTAAAGTGTCGAATGGAAATTTGGAGTCAATTTCTGAAATTGTGGATGGTTTCCTGTGGACTATTGCAGCAATTGTTGATCATGTAAGCTGTAATGAGTACCAACTTCAGATGCAGGATGGTTTGATAGAGCTTGTTATTGCATACCAAATTATTCACCGGTTAAGAGATCTTTTTGCGCTTTATGATAGACCTCAGGTGGAAGGTTCTCCTTTCCCTTCATCTATTCTCCTAGGTATTAATTTATTGACAGTTCTGACTTCAAAATTCAAGGGGTCATACTCGATAGACTGGGATTCTTTTCCAAATGATATAATGCAAGGAAATAAACTCGGGGAGAGAGAATTTTCTGGGCCAGCTGATTTACAACATGAATCTAGTATGGATGTCACACCCTCTTTGCCAACTGGCGATTTACCGACAGATTCTCTGAATGTGCCAGAGGGTAAAAAAGATGGATGTTCAAATATTGAGGTGACCGGTAGTCTAGTTCCCGTATGTGATACCTCTCTTGATGCTGATCGCGTTGCTTCTAAAGATGCCATGGATGATTCACTTGGACCTCTATTGGTAGATAAGTATCAGTGTGAGGACAGCAATAAATGTGTAGGTAACAGTGCTGAGCTAAAAAATAGAAACGGCCTCGAAGCAAAGCAGCCTGCTGTGTTTCTTCTTGCAGCAATGTCCGAAACTGGCTTAGTATGTCTTCCTTCCATGTTAACAGCAGTGCTACTGCAGGGCAATAACCGGTTGTCTCCTGAACAG AGCTCGTACGTGCTTCCATCTAATTTCGAGGAAGTAGCGACTGGAGTTCTGAAGGTCTTGAACAATCTGGCTCTGATAGATATATCTTTCATCCAGAAAATGCTG GCTCAACCAGATCTTAAAATGGAGTTCTTTCACTTGATGAGTTTTATCCTTTCTCATTGTACAAGCAACTGGGGAGTCGCCAATGATAAG ATTGGAACCCTCTTGCTGGAATCTTTGGCACTTCTTGGTTATTTTGCGTTATTCCACTCCGAAAATCAAGCAGTCCTACGATGGGGAAAGAGCCCTACGATTCTTCACAAG GTTTGCGATTTGCCCTTCGTGTTCTTCAGCGATCCGGAGCTGATGCCTGCTTTAGCCGGCACTCTAGTGGCTGCCTCGTATGGGTGTGAACAGAACAAGGCTGTTATTCAGCAGGAGCTCAGTATGGACATGCTCCTCCCGTCACTGAAGTCGTGCAAAAGCAATTCAAACCAGTGTGGCCCGTTGTCTGCCGATGATGCTGGTGAACTTCTGAGTCGGACTGGTGTTGAAAGAAAAGCTCAAGCTGACGCATCTCAGAAATCCAACCGGAGCTATCCAAGAAATGCTCGTCTCGTTCCCCAGAGAGGCGGTGGTGGTGTTAACACGAGAGGTCTGAAGTCGAGAAACATTAGAGACAGCAAACTGGTGAAGGTTAGTGAAGAAATGCAGACGGGCGCTGCTCAATCTGCTTCGGAAACTTCCACGTTGATGCTGCACTCGAGGTTCCCGGTAAGCTTCATCGGGAAAGCAGAAGAGTTTTTTACAGCAGAGGTTAATACAAGCAACGGTGAATTAGTTTGA
- the LOC121780434 gene encoding putative late blight resistance protein homolog R1A-10, which produces MAAYGVLVSLMHIIETLEKHPSPPISINEKHIQSLTQNITFLQEFLDCYISPFADSHEADPLERRIADAVYAAEDVIESHIADQIHSGSTIVADHDFYHNLQKVIEEMDLINKEVKSIAFEAQTKQKPVAALSASSSNVKENVIVGSNEVFLDVLDKLTGDRLNRQIIPITGMGGIGKTTLAMNLFENALVKDRFDIRAWTTISQTYNVRETLKEVLFRASGDSSTDLSEDELGQKLYQFLFGRRYLVIMDDMWSIEAWEKLKFFFPNNQNGSRIIVTTRLSDLSSQLNESCIVGMKFLDEASSWDLFRMTVFGKESCPIELEKIGKNIVANCKGLPLSIATIGGLLAKSERTKECWERIEQNLNSIVINSNDGFCLKIVRMSYIYLPNYLKPCFLYMGVFKEDYRISVSMLEKLWVSEGFLKPRSGKCLETLAQEYFKELVDRNLVLVDELGSTGNVKFCKIHDLLRDLCLKEAEKERFYHVIRDDPPTSISERRVVLKTAGLLGSLSHTRSIICQYDKAVPEDGKFLPSQDLRLLRTFRACDFERYFLENVFELVNSRYLAISVHHESRFSSSIDLLWNLQTLIIYSSFANNLHAPNEIWKLHQLRHLEFPEKLILPNPRSDDSDIVIMENLETLKGVEDLLLNEEVVKRIPNVKKLDLTYYSDQKEGENCLSYLQCFGKLECLRCSTSYQSGALLLRINFPNSIKKLVVQDLLSYYMTEFGAKLEDILPKIGSLPLLEKLVLENGVFKTGKWETIEGQFQKLKFLQLSYCEGLVNWIVSDSSHFPLLQKLRLYNLSELEEIPSEVGEIATLKSISLDGCSEAAVASAKKIVEEHEDLYGEQLDLCDW; this is translated from the coding sequence ATGGCTGCTTATGGAGTTCTGGTTTCTCTTATGCATATCATCGAAACCCTCGAGAAACATCCTTCTCCTCCCATTTCTATCAACGAAAAACATATTcaatccctcactcaaaacatTACCTTCTTGCAGGAGTTTCTTGATTGCTATATTTCCCCTTTTGCTGATAGCCACGAAGCGGATCCATTGGAGCGTCGCATTGCTGATGCAGTATACGCGGCTGAGGATGTTATCGAATCCCATATTGCTGATCAAATTCACAGTGGATCCACAATCGTTGCAGATCATGACTTCTATCACAATCTACAGAAAGTGATAGAAGAAATGGATCTGATCAACAAAGAGGTGAAGAGCATTGCTTTTGAAGCTCAGACCAAGCAGAAGCCCGTTGCTGCCTTGTCGGCGTCTTCTTCCAATGTGAAAGAGAACGTGATCGTGGGCTCAAACGAAGTGTTTCTTGACGTTTTGGATAAGCTCACCGGAGATCGACTCAACCGCCAGATCATCCCCATCACGGGGATGGGTGGCATTGGTAAGACCACTCTTGCCATGAATCTATTTGAGAATGCACTTGTTAAGGATCGTTTTGATATTCGTGCTTGGACTACAATTTCTCAAACTTATAATGTTAGAGAAACACTTAAAGAAGTTCTTTTTCGAGCTAGTGGAGATTCAAGTACTGATCTGAGTGAGGATGAACTGGGACAAAAATTATACCAGTTTTTGTTCGGTAGGAGATATCTCGTAATAATGGATGATATGTGGAGCATAGAGGCGTGGGAGAAGTTAAAATTTTTCTTTCCTAATAACCAAAATGGGAGTCGAATAATCGTAACAACTAGGCTGTCTGACTTGAGTTCTCAGTTGAACGAGTCTTGTATAGTTGGCATGAAATTTCTAGATGAGGCTAGTAGTTGGGATTTATTTCGTATGACCGTGTTTGGGAAAGAAAGTTGTCCAATTGAGTTGGAGAAGATTGGAAAGAATATTGTAGCAAATTGTAAAGGACTTCCTTTATCAATTGCTACAATAGGAGGTCTTTTGGCAAAATCTGAGCGCACAAAAGAATGTTGGGAGCGTATAGAgcaaaatttaaattcaattgtTATTAACAGTAACGATGGATTTTGCTTGAAAATAGTGAGGATGAGCTATATCTATCTGCCGAACTATTTAAAGCCATGCTTTTTGTATATGGGTGTTTTTAAGGAAGATTACCGTATCAGTGTGTCAATGCTTGAGAAGTTATGGGTTTCTGAAGGATTTTTAAAACCAAGGAGTGGAAAATGTTTGGAAACACTTGCGCAAGAGTATTTTAAGGAATTGGTTGATAGAAATCTCGTTTTAGTTGATGAATTGGGGTCTACTGGAAACGTTAAGTTTTGTAAAATTCATGATTTGTTGAGAGATTTGTGTTTGAAAGAAGCTGAAAAGGAAAGATTTTACCATGTCATAAGAGATGATCCTCCAACCAGTATTAGCGAACGTCGAGTCGTTCTTAAAACTGCAGGGTTGTTAGGATCTTTGTCACATACTCGTTCCATAATATGTCAGTATGACAAAGCAGTACCTGAGGATGGCAAATTTCTACCGTCTCAGGATCTTCGATTGTTGAGGACATTCAGAGCATGTGATTTTGAGAGGTATTTCCTAGAAAATGTGTTTGAATTGGTGAACTCACGGTACCTTGCTATCAGTGTTCATCATGAGTCCAGATTCTCTAGTTCAATTGATCTCCTTTGGAATCTGCAGACATTGATTATTTATTCATCTTTTGCGAACAATCTTCATGCACCAAATGAAATATGGAAATTGCATCAACTTCGGCATCTTGAATTTCCGGAAAAATTGATTCTCCCAAATCCTCGTAGTGACGATAGTGACATTGTCATTATGGAGAATCTGGAAACACTCAAAGGAGTTGAGGATTTGTTATTGAATGAGGAGGTGGTTAAACGAATTCCCAATGTGAAGAAATTGGATTTAACATACTATTCGGATCAAAAGGAGGGAGAAAACTGTCTAAGCTATCTTCAATGCTTCGGTAAATTGGAATGCTTACGCTGCAGCACCTCTTATCAAAGTGGTGCCCTTTTGCTGAGGATTAATTTCCCTAATTCTATCAAGAAGTTGGTTGTTCAAGACCTATTGTCCTATTATATGACGGAGTTTGGCGCAAAGTTGGAAGACATATTGCCTAAAATCGGTTCGTTGCCTCTTCTTGAGAAGCTCGTATTAGAAAATGGTGTCTTCAAAACAGGCAAGTGGGAAACAATTGAAGGGCAGTTCCAGAAGCTCAAGTTTCTACAGTTGTCGTATTGTGAAGGTCTAGTAAATTGGATTGTGTCAGACAGCTCCCACTTTCCACTTCTCCAGAAGCTTCGTCTCTATAATTTATCCGAACTCGAGGAAATCCCATCTGAAGTTGGAGAAATAGCAACGCTGAAATCGATTTCATTGGATGGTTGCAGTGAAGCAGCTGTGGCGTCAGCGAAAAAGATAGTAGAAGAACATGAGGATCTATATGGAGAGCAATTAGACCTTTGTGACTGGTAG